The Vespula vulgaris chromosome 2, iyVesVulg1.1, whole genome shotgun sequence genome has a segment encoding these proteins:
- the LOC127073114 gene encoding RING finger protein nenya-like produces the protein MDQYICNKCYCTHSEKDVNFRLTQCGHIFCYNCIREVKDQCPECKSTKVATISLTEPLMPEVSRFFAPLNDILTSIKSITIFQSEQINIILQCFYQLNDKYEILKNRYIDAVRNEKRITYEYYNLKKHFENLNKQLIYMKMHSTNNKAITATPSLTNNKYITAPYSKNKMYDTFMTKSSCSRFTKPFRTSTFTLQRSINNSSISISDKSSL, from the exons atggatcaatatatttgtaataaatgttattgCACGCACAGTGAAAAAGATGTTAACTTTAGATTGACTCAATGCGGAcacattttttgttataactGCATAAGAGAAG ttAAAGACCAATGTCCTGAATGTAAATCTACAAAAGTTGCAACCATCTCACTTACAGAACCTCTAATGCCAGAAGTATCACGATTTTTTGCACCATTGAATGATATTTTAACATCAATAAAGTctataacaatttttcaatcagaacagataaatataattttgcaatGTTTTTATCAACTa aatgataaatatgaaattttaaagaatCGCTACATCGATGCTGttcgaaatgaaaaacgaaTTACTTATGAGTATTATAATCTCAAGaaacattttgaaaatttaaataaacaacttatatatatgaaaatgcaTAGTACAAACAATAAAGCGATTACTGCGACACCAtctttaacaaataataaatatattactgcTCCATActcaaaaaacaaaatgtatgATACTTTTATGACCAAATCAAGTTGTTCGAGATTTACCAAGCCATTTAGAACAAGTACTTTTACGTTGCAAAGGTCAATCAACAATagttctatttctatctctgaTAAGAGTTCTTTGTAa
- the LOC127073111 gene encoding S-adenosylmethionine mitochondrial carrier protein-like has product MTSREKNVKSFVERDVLFTSIFAGASAGICVDTALFPLDTVKTRLQSQYGFLQSGGFKGLYRGLYPVLIGSTPTAALFFVTYESIKVHTQPLVSKKYHSLIHMGAASLSEMVACIVRVPVEVMKQRKQASLLDKDNFSIKFLYRGYWSTVLRDMPFSLIQFPLWEYFKNIWSLYVERDIYSMESATCGSLAGALSAAITTPLDVAKTRIMLASKMVQNSELKLFTTLRSIYIDKGINGLFAGISYRVTWISIGGFIFFGVYEEAKLLALSALEFMTKEKRKTFD; this is encoded by the exons atgacaTCGCGTGAGAAGAATGTTAAAAGTTTTGTTGAAAGAGATGTATTATTTACATCTATATTT GCAGGAGCCAGTGCAGGTATTTGCGTGGATACTGCTTTGTTTCCATTAGATACTGTAAAAACTAGGTTACAAAGTCAATATGGATTTTTACAATCAGGTGGATTTAAAGGACTTTATCGTGGTTTATATCCAGTATTGATCGGTTCTACGCCAACcg CtgcattattttttgttacttaCGAAAGTATAAAAGTACATACCCAACCTTTGGTATCCAAAAAGTATCATTCTTTAATACATATGGGAGCAGCATCGCTATCAGAAatg gtAGCGTGTATAGTACGAGTACCTGTAGAAGttatgaaacaaagaaaacaagCTTCGTTATTAGATAAGGACAATTTCAGTATAAAGTTTTTATATCGTGGTTACTGGAGTACCGTATTAAGAGATATGCCATTTAGTTTAATACAATTTCCCCTGTGggaatattttaagaatatttggTCTCTTTACGTCGAAAGAGACATATATTCTATGGAAAGCGCAACGTGTGGGTCATTGGCAG gaGCTCTCTCAGCTGCCATAACTACTCCATTGGATGTTGCAAAAACAAGAATAATGTTAGCTAGTAAAATGGTACAAAATTCCGAGCTCAAATTGTTTACAACATTACGTTCAATATACATTGACAAAGGCATAAATGG CCTTTTCGCCGGTATCAGTTATAGAGTAACGTGGATTAGTATAGGTGGGTTTATATTTTTCGGAGTATACGAGGAGGCAAAATTATTAGCATTAAGTGCATTGGAATTTATgaccaaagagaaaagaaaaacgttcgaTTGA